A section of the Rattus norvegicus strain BN/NHsdMcwi chromosome 15, GRCr8, whole genome shotgun sequence genome encodes:
- the Ktn1 gene encoding kinectin isoform X37: MELHESTYFVVLIPSVVITVIFLFFWLFMKETLYDDVLAKQKREQKLISTKADKKKAEKKKNKKKEIQNGTLHESDSEHVPQDFKLSDASPVEDEQFVPAPLSVAETSSSVRERKKKEKKQKPSLEEHIIKESDASKIPGKKVEPVLVTEQPAPPPEAAALKKKAGQKKSKNGSDELDKKVEMVMAPSQKQDGSLFHQETKQEGGPGKKKGLSKKQKTENVAVLVDEPLTHATASVPSVDNADSSLMTDKRGVTDMIKPDQVEGIQKSGTKKLKIDTDKENAEVKFKNFLLSLKTMMFSEDEALCVVDLLKEKSGVIKEALKKSNKGELSGLLHQLQEKERLLTATKEDAAATKERCKQLTQEMMTEKERSSVVMARMKERIGTLEKEHNIFQNKMHVSYQETQQMQMKFEQVREQMEAEIAHLKQENGILRDAVSNTTNQLESKQSAELNKLRQDCGRLVSELNEKTGKLQQEGVQKKNAEQAAAQLKVQLQEAERRWEEVQSYIRKRTAEHEAAQQDLQSKFVAKENEVQSLHSKLTDTLVSKQQLEQRLMQLMESEQKRASQEESMQIQVQDILEQNEALKAQIQQFHSQIAAQTSASVLAEELHKVIAEKDKQLKQTEDSLASEQDHLASKEQELKDVQNVNFLLKAEVQKLQALAKEQAAAAHEVEKMQKSVHVKDDKIRLLEEQLQREVASRVEELKILNDQNKALQLEVQKLQAVVSEQPNKDVVEQMKKCIQEKDEKLRTVEELLETGLIQVATREEELNAIRTENSSLTKEVQELKAKQMDQVPFVSLIEDLKKVIHEKDGQIKSVEELLEVELLKVANKEKTVQALKQEIEILKEEIGNAQLEKAHQLSVTSQVQELQNLLRGKEEQVDSMKAALEDLTGREKCTQVCSTPRFEELENV; encoded by the exons ATGGAGCTGCACGAGTCCACGTATTTCGTTGTCCTTATCCCTTCAGTAGTTATTactgtcattttccttttcttctggctTTTCATGAAAGAAACATTATATGATGATGTTCttgcaaaacaaaaaagagaacaaaagttGATTTCTACGAAAGCAGAtaaaaagaaggcagaaaagaagaagaataaaaagaaagaaatccagaaTGGGACCCTTCATGAATCTGATTCTGAGCATGTGCCTCAGGACTTTAAATTATCTGATGCCTCACCTGTTGAGGATGAACAGTTTGTACCTGCTCCATTGAGTGTGGCAGAAACTTCCAGCAGTGTCAGGGAacgaaagaagaaggaaaagaaacaaaaaccttcaCTCGAAGAACATATCATCAAAGAAAGTGATGCATCAAAGATTCCAGGCAAAAAAGTAGAACCTGTCCTAGTTACAGAACAGCCGGCCCCACCCCCCGAAGCAGCTGCCTTGAAGAAGAAAGCAGGGCAGAAGAAGTCTAAAAATGGAAGCG ATGAACTAGATAAAAAGGTGGAAATGGTGATGGCACCCTCACAAAAGCAAGACGGATCACTTTTCCAtcaagaaactaaacaagaaggcggaccaggaaagaagaaaggcttGTCAAAGAAGCAAAAGACAGAAAATG TTGCAGTCTTGGTGGACGAGCCCCTCACTCATGCCACTGCTTCTGTTCCTTCGGTGGATAATGCTGACTCAAGTCTCATGACGGATAAGAGAGGAGTTACTGATATGATTAAACCTGACCAAGTAGAAGGAATCCAGAAATCGGGAACAAAAAAGCTGAAGATTGACACTGACAAAG aaaatgccgaagtgaaatttaaaaatttccttcTGTCCTTGAAGACGATGATGTTTTCTGAAGATGAGGCTCTCTGTGTTGTAGACCTGCTGAAGGAAAAGTCTGGAGTGATAAAAGAGGCCTTGAAGAAG TCGAATAAAGGAGAATTGAGTGGCCTTCTGCATCAGCTTCAGGAGAAGGAGAGGCTGCTCACTGCCACGAAGGAAGACGCTGCTGCCACGAAGGAGCGCTGTAAGCAGTTGACGCAG GAAAtgatgacagagaaagaaagaagcagcGTGGTTATGGCAAGGATGAAAGAACGGATTGGAACCCTGGAAAAGGAACAtaacatatttcaaaataaaatgcatgTCAGTTACCAAGAAACTCAGCAGATGCAGATGAAG tttgagCAAGTTCGGGAACAAATGGAAGCAGAGATAGCTCATTTGAAGCAGGAAAACGGTATCCTGAGAGATGCTGTCAGTAACACCACAAACCAGCTGGAGAGCAA GCAGTCCGCCGAGCTGAATAAGCTGCGCCAAGACTGTGGGAGGCTGGTGAGCGAGCTGAACGAGAAGACAGGAAAGCTGCAGCAAGAGGGGGTCCAGAAGAAGAACGCTGAACAAGCCGCCGCCCAGTTGAAG GTTCAACTACAAGAAGCCGAGAGGCGTTGGGAAGAAGTGCAGAGTTACATCAGGAAGAGGACGGCAGAGCATGAGGCCGCACAGCAAG ACTTACAGAGTAAATTTGTGGCCAAAGAGAATGAAGTCCAGAGCCTGCATAGTAAGCTCACGGACACCTTGGTGTCCAAGCAGCAGTTGGAGCAAAGGCTAATGCAGTTAATGGAGTCAGAGCAGAAGCGGGCGAGCCAAGAGGAGTCCATGCAGATCCAAGTGCAG GATATTTTGGAACAAAATGAGGCCTTGAAAGCTCAGATTCAACAATTCCATTCCCAGATAGCAGCTCAG acctctgcttcagttctggcAGAAGAATTACATAAAGT GATTGCAGAAAAGGACAAACAGCTAAAGCAGACTGAAGACTCATTAGCAAGCGAACAGGATCACTTAGCAAGCAAGGAGCAGGAACTTAAG GATGTACAGAATGTGAATTTCTTATTAAAGGCTGAAGTGCAGAAATTGCAGGCCCTGGCTAAGGAGCAG GCTGCTGCAGCCCACGAGGTGGAGAAGATGCAGAAGAG TGTCCATGTGAAGGATGATAAGATAAGACTGCTTGAAGAGCAGCTGCAGCGCGAAGTTGCCAGCAGAGTGGAAGAGCTTAAG ATTCTGAATGACCAGAATAAGGCGTTACAGCTAGAAGTTCAGAAGCTGCAGGCCGTGGTCTCTGAGCAG cctaATAAAGATGTGGTGGAACAAATGAAAAAGTG CATTCAAGAAAAAGATGAGAAGTTAAGGACTGTGGAAGAGTTACTAGAAACTGGACTCATTCAGGTGGCcaccagggaggaggagctgaac GCCATAAGAACGGAAAACTCAAGTCTGACGAAGGAAGTTCAAGAGTTAAAGGCTAAGCAGATGGATCAG GTTCCTTTTGTGTCTTTAATTGAAGATCTTAAGAAAGT GATCCATGAGAAAGATGGACAGATCAAGTCTGTGGAAGAGCTCCTAGAAGTCGAACTTCTCAAAGTTGCTAATAAGGAGAAGACTGTTCAG GCTTTGAAACAGGAAATAGAGATTCTAAAAGAAGAAATAGGAAATGCCCAGCTTGAAAAAGCTCACCAG TTGTCCGTAACTTCTCAAGTCCAGGAGCTGCAGAACCT ACTAAGAGGCAAGGAGGAACAGGTGGACAGTATGAAGGCTGCTTTAGAAGACCtgacagggagagagaagtgcaCACAG GTGTGTTCGACACCACGATTTGAAGAACTCGAAAATGTGTAA